A stretch of Helicobacter pylori oki112 DNA encodes these proteins:
- a CDS encoding outer membrane protein, which produces MKKFVVFKTLCLSVVLGNSLLAAEGSTEVQKQLEKPKDYKAVKGEQNAWYLGISYQVGQASQSVKNPPKSSEFNYPKFPVGKTDYLAVMQGLGLTVGYKQFFGEKRWFGARYYGFMDYGHAVFGANALTSDNGGVCELHQPCATKVGTMGNLSDMFTYGVGIDTLYNVINKEDASFGFFFGAQIAGNSWGNTTGAFLETKSPYKHTSYSLDPAIFQFLFNLGIRTHIGQHQEFDFGVKIPTINVYYFNHGNLSFTYRRQYSLYVGYRYNF; this is translated from the coding sequence ATGAAAAAGTTTGTAGTGTTTAAAACGCTCTGTTTATCGGTAGTGTTAGGTAATAGTCTTTTGGCAGCAGAAGGTAGCACAGAAGTGCAAAAGCAATTGGAAAAACCAAAAGATTATAAAGCAGTGAAAGGCGAGCAAAACGCTTGGTATTTGGGAATTAGCTATCAAGTCGGTCAGGCTTCACAAAGCGTTAAAAACCCCCCCAAAAGCAGTGAATTTAACTACCCTAAGTTCCCTGTGGGTAAAACCGACTATCTAGCCGTTATGCAAGGTTTGGGGCTTACTGTGGGTTATAAGCAGTTTTTTGGGGAGAAGAGATGGTTTGGTGCACGCTATTACGGCTTCATGGATTATGGGCATGCCGTGTTTGGAGCGAACGCTTTGACATCAGATAACGGTGGGGTGTGCGAGCTTCACCAACCATGTGCGACCAAAGTAGGGACAATGGGCAATCTGTCTGACATGTTCACTTATGGTGTGGGTATTGACACTTTATACAATGTCATCAATAAAGAAGATGCGAGTTTTGGTTTCTTTTTTGGGGCTCAAATCGCGGGCAACTCTTGGGGTAATACGACAGGGGCCTTTTTGGAAACTAAAAGCCCTTATAAGCACACCTCCTATAGCCTTGATCCGGCGATTTTCCAGTTCCTTTTTAATTTAGGGATCCGCACCCATATTGGCCAGCATCAAGAATTTGACTTTGGCGTGAAGATTCCTACTATCAATGTTTATTATTTTAACCATGGGAATTTGAGCTTCACTTACCGCCGTCAATACAGC
- a CDS encoding P-loop NTPase fold protein: MSENSIIEIKEREILKEKIIELLKKSKDQNKPVAIAINGEWGIGKTYLWKNGLAPLIREELKKNPIYTSVFGKKDEQAIIEDLVAQFLSAEKQKTNSIRNIINGILSFLSVHFGVKINVNVDFLFKMLKKEHMENTIVCIDEFERLSDKIPVQDILGLISELKEHKGCCVIVICNYFKLFTDETQKIFDAYCEKVFDRMFNFSPCAKEQIEVMGGHPIKTDFEAYPYMKDTFNIDDNTTNLRTFQKLNNIYDELQLKKYPDDDEFKKIYQYLLYSIVYACYFDLYDKYYTSFNSFPIKLPIELKGNTIDLLSPNSTIFKEVMEQQAPTIKNGIESIKTNASYNPKELQNCLKNMINKIIQDTKYHNDFLKKCQTSKDFEEASIEFFLENKDNLKAFPYIFGFRILNYNSNFSLRAVMENHRDECLELIEKWHKSTSQYRNENQQDLGEYFWINDYTFSLPLSHTFKQLKIDLPKDFLLYSCNHPL; encoded by the coding sequence GTGAGCGAAAATAGTATCATAGAAATTAAAGAGCGAGAGATCTTAAAAGAAAAGATTATTGAGCTTCTAAAAAAGAGCAAGGATCAAAATAAGCCTGTCGCTATTGCCATTAATGGGGAGTGGGGGATAGGAAAAACCTATTTATGGAAAAATGGATTAGCTCCACTCATTAGAGAAGAACTTAAAAAAAATCCCATTTACACCTCTGTTTTTGGGAAGAAAGATGAGCAAGCAATCATTGAAGATCTAGTCGCTCAATTTTTAAGCGCTGAAAAACAAAAAACTAATTCAATAAGAAACATCATTAATGGGATACTTTCATTTCTTAGTGTGCATTTTGGAGTAAAAATAAATGTTAATGTTGATTTTTTATTCAAAATGCTTAAAAAAGAGCATATGGAAAATACCATTGTGTGTATTGATGAGTTTGAAAGACTATCTGATAAGATCCCAGTGCAAGATATTTTGGGGTTGATTTCTGAACTCAAGGAACATAAGGGGTGTTGTGTTATTGTGATTTGCAATTACTTTAAGCTCTTTACTGATGAGACACAGAAAATATTTGATGCTTATTGTGAAAAAGTTTTTGACAGAATGTTTAACTTTTCTCCTTGTGCAAAAGAACAAATTGAAGTAATGGGCGGTCATCCAATTAAAACGGATTTTGAAGCTTATCCCTATATGAAAGATACTTTCAATATTGATGATAACACAACCAATCTTAGAACATTTCAAAAATTAAATAATATATATGATGAATTGCAACTAAAAAAGTATCCAGATGATGATGAGTTTAAAAAAATATACCAATACTTACTATATTCAATAGTTTATGCATGTTATTTTGATTTATATGATAAATATTATACTTCATTTAATTCATTTCCCATAAAACTTCCTATAGAATTAAAAGGAAATACAATAGATCTTCTCTCTCCAAACTCTACAATCTTTAAAGAAGTGATGGAGCAACAAGCACCAACAATAAAAAATGGTATAGAGAGTATAAAAACAAACGCTTCTTATAATCCAAAAGAACTCCAAAATTGCCTTAAAAACATGATAAATAAAATCATTCAAGATACAAAATACCACAATGATTTTTTAAAAAAGTGTCAAACAAGCAAAGACTTTGAAGAGGCATCAATTGAGTTTTTTCTTGAAAATAAAGACAATCTCAAAGCTTTCCCTTATATTTTTGGTTTTAGAATTCTTAATTATAACTCTAATTTTTCATTAAGGGCAGTTATGGAAAACCATAGAGATGAATGTTTGGAATTAATAGAAAAATGGCATAAAAGCACATCCCAATACCGCAATGAAAATCAGCAAGATTTGGGGGAATATTTTTGGATCAACGATTACACTTTTAGTTTGCCACTCAGCCACACATTTAAACAACTAAAAATTGATCTCCCAAAAGATTTTCTCTTGTATTCATGCAACCACCCACTTTAA